A genomic segment from Gilvibacter sp. SZ-19 encodes:
- a CDS encoding long-chain fatty acid--CoA ligase: MTEIKRLFDFPYYQLENLPREDALVTKYAGTWTKTSTQEYIDKANAISRGLLRLGVDTGDKVALISMTNRTEWNICDIGILQLGAQDVPIYPTISEDDYAYVLNHSESKYCFVSCQEVLDKINKIKDQVPTLQGVYSFDSIDGCDNWTKVLELGADDSNQNEVQKRMDTVKESDLATLIYTSGTTGRPKGVMLSHSNIVSNAINSATRLPIVEGSAKALSFLPVCHIYERMLMYMYQYTGTGIYFAESLETISDNLKEVKPQVMTAVPRLLEKVYDKIIAKGTDLTGIKKKLFFWAVSLGLKWKPYGQNGGLYEFKLKIARKLIFSKWQEALGGNLQAIASGSAALQPRLARVFNAAGCPVFEGYGLTETSPVVSVNDMRNGGLRIGTVGKMLPDTEVKIAEDGEILVKGPQVMMGYYKDPEKTAEVLKDGYFHTGDIGEIDADGFLKITDRKKEMFKTSGGKYIAPQLIENVMKQSRFIEQIMVIGDGEKMPAALIQPNFEFIADWNERKEKGLPSDPAALIQEEKLIKRIQKEIDKYNERFGKWEMIKKFELTPDVWSIEDGHLTPTMKMRRKIIKEKYMDLYNKIYGH, from the coding sequence ATGACAGAAATTAAACGACTTTTTGACTTCCCCTATTATCAATTAGAAAACCTGCCGCGTGAGGATGCGCTAGTAACCAAATACGCAGGCACCTGGACTAAGACATCTACTCAAGAATACATAGATAAAGCCAATGCTATTAGCCGAGGCTTGTTGCGCTTGGGCGTGGACACCGGCGATAAAGTAGCCTTGATCTCCATGACCAACCGCACCGAATGGAATATCTGCGATATCGGAATATTGCAGCTTGGAGCACAAGACGTACCGATCTATCCAACCATTTCTGAAGATGATTACGCTTATGTCTTAAATCACAGTGAATCCAAGTACTGTTTTGTTTCTTGTCAAGAGGTCTTAGATAAGATCAACAAGATCAAAGATCAGGTTCCTACACTACAAGGTGTATATTCTTTTGACAGCATTGATGGCTGCGACAATTGGACGAAGGTTTTGGAGCTCGGAGCAGACGACTCCAACCAAAACGAAGTTCAAAAACGTATGGACACTGTTAAAGAATCTGACCTGGCCACCTTAATATATACTTCTGGTACCACAGGAAGACCTAAAGGAGTTATGCTAAGTCACAGCAACATAGTGAGCAATGCCATTAACAGTGCAACACGACTACCTATAGTCGAAGGATCTGCCAAAGCGTTGAGCTTTTTACCGGTCTGCCATATTTACGAACGCATGCTGATGTATATGTACCAATATACAGGTACAGGGATCTACTTTGCAGAATCCTTAGAAACCATCAGCGACAACTTAAAAGAAGTTAAGCCGCAAGTAATGACTGCGGTTCCTCGACTGCTAGAAAAAGTATACGACAAGATCATCGCCAAAGGAACAGACCTGACCGGGATCAAAAAGAAATTATTCTTCTGGGCAGTTTCTTTAGGACTTAAATGGAAACCTTACGGACAAAATGGTGGACTCTATGAATTTAAACTCAAGATCGCCAGAAAATTGATCTTTAGTAAATGGCAAGAAGCTTTAGGAGGAAACCTCCAGGCGATCGCCTCTGGTTCTGCTGCTCTACAGCCGCGTTTGGCGCGTGTATTCAACGCCGCGGGTTGCCCTGTTTTTGAAGGATATGGTCTAACAGAGACCTCTCCGGTAGTATCAGTAAACGATATGCGCAATGGTGGACTCAGAATCGGAACGGTTGGGAAAATGCTTCCAGATACCGAAGTGAAGATCGCAGAAGATGGAGAGATCTTGGTAAAAGGCCCTCAGGTAATGATGGGGTATTACAAGGATCCGGAGAAAACTGCAGAAGTATTAAAAGATGGGTATTTCCACACTGGAGATATTGGAGAGATAGATGCGGATGGATTCCTAAAGATCACCGATCGAAAGAAAGAGATGTTCAAAACTTCGGGCGGAAAATACATAGCTCCGCAGCTTATTGAAAACGTGATGAAGCAGTCGCGTTTTATTGAGCAGATCATGGTTATTGGAGATGGTGAGAAAATGCCAGCGGCATTGATCCAACCCAACTTTGAGTTTATTGCAGACTGGAACGAGCGCAAAGAAAAAGGCCTACCGTCTGACCCCGCTGCCTTGATCCAAGAAGAAAAACTGATCAAACGTATTCAGAAAGAGATCGATAAATACAACGAGCGTTTTGGGAAGTGGGAAATGATCAAAAAATTCGAATTGACCCCAGACGTTTGGAGTATCGAAGACGGTCACCTCACTCCTACTATGAAAATGCGTCGCAAGATCATCAAAGAGAAATACATGGATCTGTACAACAAGATCTACGGACATTAA
- a CDS encoding MarR family winged helix-turn-helix transcriptional regulator codes for MKEKTIDYILRATWMAVAKMYNEEAGKKGSTMATGFALISIDPEEGTPSTALGPKMGMEATSLSRTLKTMEEKGLIERRPNPLDGRGVLIHLTDFGREMREYSKQVVITFDEAVKETVSKEDFATFMRVGNSILELIQSKKIYNEKKIVS; via the coding sequence ATGAAGGAAAAGACCATAGACTACATTTTGCGCGCCACATGGATGGCAGTTGCAAAAATGTATAACGAAGAAGCAGGTAAGAAAGGATCCACCATGGCAACCGGTTTTGCACTCATCAGCATAGATCCGGAAGAAGGTACGCCTTCTACCGCCTTAGGGCCTAAAATGGGAATGGAAGCAACGAGTTTATCGCGCACCTTAAAGACCATGGAAGAAAAGGGCCTCATTGAACGTAGACCCAATCCCTTGGACGGACGTGGGGTACTGATCCACCTAACTGATTTCGGGCGTGAGATGCGTGAATACTCCAAGCAAGTTGTCATCACTTTTGACGAGGCCGTGAAAGAGACGGTAAGCAAGGAAGATTTCGCAACCTTTATGAGAGTTGGTAATAGTATTTTGGAACTCATTCAATCAAAAAAAATATACAACGAGAAAAAAATTGTATCCTAA
- a CDS encoding 3-hydroxyacyl-CoA dehydrogenase/enoyl-CoA hydratase family protein, with product MAKRTINKVAVIGSGIMGSGIACHFANIGVEVLLLDIVPRELNEKEQAKGLTLEDKVVRNRIVNDALAKAIKSKPAPLYHKNFASRITTGNLEDDIAKVGQVDWIIEVVVERLDIKKQVFENLEKHRKPGTLITSNTSGIPIKFMSEGRSEDFQAHFCGTHFFNPARYLKLFEIIPGPKTNPEVLDFLNGYGEQFLGKTSVVAKDTPAFIGNRIGIFSIMSLFHMVKEMGLTIEEVDKLSGPVIGRPKSATFRTVDVVGLDTLVHVANGIAENCPDDERKSLFVLPDFINAMMENQWLGSKSGQGFYKKVKKEDGSSEILSLDLDSLEYRAKKRASFGTLELTKSIDKVIDRWPVLVGGKDKAGEFYRKTLAALFAYVSHRIPEITDQLYKIDDAMKAGFGWEHGPFQIWDAIGVDKGLEFIAAEGLEAAAWVQEMRDSGSESFYTVVDGATYCYDRDKKGQEKIPGQDAFIILDNIRKSKEVFKNSGVVVEDLGDGILNVEFQSKMNTIGGDVLAGLNKAVDLAEKDFDGLVVGNQAANFSVGANIGMIFMMAVEQEYDELNAAIKYFQDTVMRMRYSSIPTVVAPHGMTLGGGCELSLHADMVVAAAETYIGLVEFGVGVIPGGGGSKEMTLRAADTFHKNDVELNVLQEYFLTIGMAKVATSAYEAYDTFILQKGKDIVVVNKDRQLATAKAYARLMADRGYTKPIQRTDIKVLGKQALGMFLVGTDSMEAGRYISEHDKKIANKLAYVMAGGDLSEPQRVSEQYLLDLEREAFLSLCTERKTLERIEHMLKKGKPLRN from the coding sequence ATGGCAAAACGAACCATTAATAAAGTAGCAGTCATCGGCTCCGGGATCATGGGAAGCGGCATCGCTTGTCATTTTGCCAATATTGGAGTTGAAGTATTGCTTTTAGACATAGTTCCTAGAGAACTCAACGAAAAGGAACAAGCCAAAGGTTTGACCTTAGAAGACAAAGTGGTTAGAAACCGCATAGTGAATGACGCCTTGGCAAAGGCTATCAAATCTAAGCCGGCACCACTTTATCACAAGAACTTTGCTAGCCGCATTACCACAGGAAACCTAGAAGATGATATTGCGAAAGTAGGCCAGGTAGACTGGATCATCGAAGTGGTGGTAGAACGCCTAGACATTAAGAAGCAAGTCTTTGAAAATCTGGAAAAGCACAGAAAGCCAGGAACGCTTATTACTTCCAATACCTCTGGTATTCCAATTAAATTCATGAGCGAAGGGCGCAGTGAAGATTTTCAAGCGCATTTCTGTGGAACGCACTTCTTTAACCCTGCACGTTACTTAAAGCTCTTCGAGATCATCCCTGGGCCCAAGACCAATCCAGAGGTCTTAGATTTCTTGAACGGATATGGAGAGCAATTTTTGGGGAAAACCTCGGTTGTAGCCAAGGACACTCCAGCCTTTATCGGTAACCGAATTGGGATCTTCAGTATTATGAGTCTGTTCCATATGGTTAAAGAAATGGGCTTGACCATAGAAGAAGTAGACAAATTGAGCGGACCAGTAATTGGTCGCCCAAAATCTGCAACCTTTAGAACGGTTGACGTTGTTGGACTAGACACCTTAGTTCATGTAGCTAACGGAATTGCCGAGAACTGCCCAGACGATGAGCGCAAATCGCTTTTCGTATTGCCGGATTTCATCAACGCTATGATGGAAAACCAGTGGTTGGGAAGCAAATCCGGACAAGGTTTCTACAAAAAAGTGAAGAAAGAAGACGGTTCTAGTGAGATCTTATCTTTAGATCTAGACAGTTTGGAATACCGCGCTAAAAAACGCGCTTCCTTTGGCACACTAGAGCTTACCAAAAGTATAGACAAAGTTATTGATCGCTGGCCAGTATTGGTAGGCGGAAAGGACAAGGCTGGCGAATTCTATCGCAAGACCTTGGCTGCGCTTTTTGCTTACGTATCTCACCGTATTCCAGAGATCACCGATCAGCTTTATAAAATTGATGACGCTATGAAAGCCGGTTTTGGTTGGGAACACGGTCCTTTCCAGATCTGGGATGCCATAGGCGTTGACAAAGGATTAGAATTCATAGCAGCAGAAGGATTAGAAGCAGCTGCTTGGGTTCAAGAAATGCGAGACAGCGGAAGCGAATCCTTTTACACTGTAGTAGATGGAGCTACTTATTGCTACGATCGTGATAAAAAAGGACAAGAAAAGATCCCTGGACAAGATGCCTTTATCATTCTGGATAACATCAGAAAATCTAAAGAGGTCTTTAAAAACAGCGGTGTCGTTGTAGAAGATCTAGGCGATGGAATCCTCAATGTAGAATTCCAAAGCAAGATGAACACCATTGGTGGCGATGTTTTAGCCGGACTAAACAAGGCTGTAGACCTAGCAGAAAAGGACTTTGACGGTTTGGTAGTAGGAAACCAAGCCGCAAATTTCTCTGTAGGCGCTAACATTGGAATGATCTTTATGATGGCTGTGGAGCAAGAATACGACGAACTGAACGCCGCCATAAAATACTTCCAAGATACGGTAATGCGCATGCGCTACTCTTCTATCCCAACGGTAGTTGCTCCTCATGGAATGACCCTGGGTGGAGGTTGTGAACTTTCGCTTCACGCCGATATGGTGGTTGCAGCCGCGGAAACCTACATTGGACTAGTAGAGTTTGGTGTTGGAGTGATCCCTGGTGGAGGTGGAAGTAAGGAAATGACCTTGCGCGCCGCAGATACCTTCCACAAGAACGATGTGGAACTCAACGTACTACAAGAGTATTTCTTGACCATCGGAATGGCCAAGGTGGCAACTTCTGCTTACGAAGCCTATGACACTTTCATCCTTCAAAAAGGAAAAGATATCGTTGTGGTGAACAAAGACCGTCAACTGGCTACAGCTAAGGCCTACGCCCGTTTAATGGCAGATCGCGGTTACACCAAACCGATCCAACGCACAGATATTAAAGTACTCGGTAAACAAGCCCTAGGTATGTTCTTAGTTGGCACAGATTCTATGGAAGCTGGACGCTACATCAGCGAGCACGATAAGAAGATCGCCAACAAACTGGCCTACGTAATGGCCGGAGGTGACCTTTCAGAACCACAACGTGTGAGTGAGCAATACCTACTTGATCTGGAGCGCGAAGCTTTCCTATCTCTATGTACAGAGCGCAAGACCTTAGAGCGCATTGAGCATATGTTGAAAAAGGGTAAACCATTAAGAAACTAG
- a CDS encoding acetyl-CoA C-acyltransferase, with amino-acid sequence MKTAYIVKAYRTAVGKAPRGLFRFKRPDELAAETIAYMMNELPELDKTRIDDVIVGNAMPEAEQGLNMARLISLMGLKVEDVPGVTVNRYCASGIETIAMATAKIQSGMADCIIAGGAESMSYIPMGGYKPTPDYNLAKSGNEDYYWGMGLTAEAVADQFKVSREDQDEFAYNSHQKALKAQAEGRFDDQIVPIEVNHTFVNAAGKKETKTYTVSKDEGPRADTSLAVLNKLRPVFADGGSVTAGNSSQMSDGAAFVMVMSEEMVKELNLEPIARMVNFAAAGVEPRIMGIGPVKAIPKALKQAGLKQEDIDLIELNEAFASQSLAVIRELGLNQEIINVNGGAISLGHPLGCTGAKLSVQLFDEMRKRDMKGKYGMVTMCVGTGQGAAGIYEFLN; translated from the coding sequence ATGAAAACAGCATATATAGTAAAAGCATATAGAACAGCCGTGGGGAAAGCGCCTCGCGGACTGTTTCGATTTAAGCGTCCGGACGAGCTGGCAGCAGAGACGATTGCATACATGATGAATGAGCTGCCGGAACTGGACAAAACTCGCATTGACGACGTGATCGTTGGAAACGCGATGCCTGAGGCCGAACAAGGCTTGAACATGGCGCGTTTAATCTCACTTATGGGATTAAAGGTGGAAGATGTACCAGGAGTAACCGTAAACCGTTACTGTGCATCTGGGATTGAAACCATCGCTATGGCAACAGCCAAGATCCAAAGTGGAATGGCAGATTGTATCATAGCCGGAGGTGCTGAGAGTATGAGTTATATTCCGATGGGCGGTTATAAGCCTACTCCAGACTACAACCTAGCCAAGAGTGGAAATGAAGATTATTATTGGGGAATGGGATTGACTGCAGAAGCTGTGGCCGATCAGTTCAAAGTATCTCGAGAAGATCAAGATGAATTTGCATACAACTCGCATCAAAAGGCATTGAAAGCACAGGCAGAAGGTCGTTTTGACGATCAGATAGTTCCTATAGAAGTGAACCACACCTTTGTAAACGCTGCAGGCAAAAAAGAGACCAAGACCTACACAGTAAGCAAAGATGAAGGGCCGCGCGCCGATACCTCTTTGGCAGTTTTAAATAAGCTACGTCCTGTATTTGCAGATGGCGGAAGCGTGACTGCCGGTAACTCTTCTCAAATGAGTGACGGCGCCGCTTTTGTAATGGTTATGAGCGAGGAAATGGTTAAAGAACTAAATCTGGAACCTATTGCCCGTATGGTGAATTTCGCCGCTGCAGGTGTTGAACCGAGAATTATGGGTATAGGCCCGGTTAAGGCTATTCCTAAGGCCTTAAAGCAAGCAGGCTTAAAGCAAGAAGACATTGATCTTATTGAACTCAATGAAGCATTTGCTTCTCAGTCCTTAGCAGTAATACGCGAACTGGGCTTGAATCAAGAGATCATCAATGTAAATGGTGGTGCTATATCGCTAGGACACCCTCTGGGCTGTACCGGTGCAAAACTCAGTGTGCAACTCTTTGACGAGATGCGCAAACGCGATATGAAAGGCAAGTACGGCATGGTAACCATGTGTGTGGGAACCGGCCAAGGTGCTGCAGGTATTTACGAATTTTTAAACTAA
- a CDS encoding acyl-CoA dehydrogenase family protein: protein METVDKKDIIRGGQFIVKETASQDVFTPEDFSEEQQMMKESVKEFVDREIWPNKEKFEKKDYALTEEIMRKAGELGFLGVAVPEEYGGLGMGFVSTMLVCDYISGATGSIATAFGAHTGIGTMPITLYGTEEQKQKYVPQLAMGEVFGAYCLTEPGAGSDANSGKTKAVLSEDGTHYLISGQKMWISNAGFASTFIVFARIEDDKNITGFIVEYDPENPNGMTLGEEEHKLGIHSSSTRQVFFNETKVPVENMLSNRGDGFKIAMNALNVGRIKLAAACLDAQRRVIGEAVKYANERVQFKTPIINFGAIQAKIANMATSCYVGESACYRAAKDIENRINIRLESGNTHQEAELKGVEEFAIECSILKVAVSEDIQNCTDEGIQVFGGMGFSADTPMESAWRDARISRIYEGTNEINRMLAVGMLVKKAMKGHVDLLTPAMAVADELTGIPSFETPDFSAPMSEEKAMIAKLKKVFLMVAGAAVQKFGPQLEEHQQLLMAAADILIEIYMAESAVLRTEKNIARFGADAQKDQIAMTQLYLYDAVNIVNDKAKEGIISFAEGDEQRMMLMGLKRFTKYQNNPNVVALRKQIAATVSKANDYSF from the coding sequence ATGGAAACAGTTGACAAGAAAGATATTATCCGCGGAGGTCAGTTTATCGTAAAAGAGACCGCTAGCCAGGATGTGTTTACTCCAGAAGATTTTTCTGAGGAGCAACAGATGATGAAAGAATCTGTAAAGGAGTTTGTAGATCGCGAGATCTGGCCAAACAAAGAAAAATTTGAAAAGAAAGACTACGCCTTAACCGAAGAGATCATGCGCAAAGCAGGAGAACTTGGTTTCTTAGGGGTGGCCGTACCAGAAGAATACGGTGGTCTCGGAATGGGCTTTGTATCTACCATGCTGGTATGTGATTACATTTCTGGGGCTACAGGCTCTATAGCAACGGCCTTTGGAGCTCATACGGGTATTGGTACCATGCCAATTACTTTATACGGAACCGAAGAGCAAAAACAAAAATATGTGCCTCAATTGGCCATGGGAGAAGTTTTTGGCGCCTACTGTTTGACAGAGCCAGGAGCTGGTTCTGATGCCAATTCCGGAAAGACCAAAGCCGTGTTGTCAGAAGACGGTACCCATTACCTGATCTCTGGTCAGAAAATGTGGATCTCTAACGCAGGTTTTGCTTCTACCTTCATTGTTTTTGCACGTATAGAAGACGATAAGAACATCACTGGTTTCATCGTAGAATACGATCCGGAGAATCCAAACGGAATGACACTTGGTGAAGAAGAGCACAAGCTCGGAATCCACTCCTCCTCTACCCGTCAGGTATTCTTTAACGAGACCAAAGTGCCTGTAGAGAATATGTTGTCTAATCGGGGTGACGGTTTCAAGATCGCTATGAACGCCTTGAACGTTGGGCGCATCAAGTTGGCTGCCGCTTGTTTGGACGCGCAGCGCCGCGTTATAGGAGAAGCCGTTAAATATGCCAACGAGCGTGTTCAGTTCAAGACGCCTATTATCAACTTCGGAGCTATTCAGGCTAAGATCGCCAATATGGCAACTAGCTGCTATGTAGGTGAATCTGCCTGCTACCGTGCTGCTAAGGATATCGAGAACCGTATCAACATCCGTCTAGAAAGTGGAAATACCCACCAAGAGGCAGAGCTTAAAGGTGTTGAAGAATTCGCTATTGAGTGTTCTATCTTAAAAGTAGCCGTTTCTGAAGACATCCAGAATTGTACGGACGAAGGTATCCAAGTTTTTGGAGGTATGGGCTTTAGCGCCGATACACCAATGGAATCTGCTTGGAGAGATGCGCGTATCTCTCGTATCTATGAGGGTACTAACGAGATCAACCGTATGTTGGCCGTTGGTATGTTGGTTAAAAAGGCTATGAAAGGTCATGTGGACCTTTTAACCCCAGCCATGGCTGTTGCCGACGAATTGACTGGGATTCCATCGTTCGAAACGCCAGACTTCAGCGCTCCAATGAGCGAAGAAAAGGCTATGATCGCTAAGCTTAAAAAGGTATTCCTTATGGTTGCCGGAGCAGCCGTACAGAAATTCGGACCGCAGCTAGAAGAGCATCAGCAACTACTAATGGCTGCCGCAGATATCCTAATCGAAATCTATATGGCAGAATCCGCAGTATTGCGTACCGAAAAGAATATCGCTCGCTTTGGAGCAGACGCTCAAAAAGATCAGATCGCGATGACCCAATTGTACCTTTACGATGCGGTTAACATAGTTAATGACAAGGCTAAAGAAGGAATCATCTCCTTTGCCGAAGGTGACGAACAACGCATGATGCTTATGGGACTCAAGCGTTTTACCAAATACCAGAACAACCCGAATGTAGTTGCCTTGCGCAAGCAGATAGCCGCTACCGTATCTAAAGCAAACGATTACAGTTTTTAA
- a CDS encoding M23 family metallopeptidase yields MYQKLLSLGLCCALMACSKRDPVRELPNQIPDFEQTSCADAQYPEWSTSLYVLPYPVGKSYNVGLSHCGGSFHSEGAPDQFAVDFDMMIGSLITAARPGRVIYVEESGMDGNFPNNLVVVQHDDNTYAHYMHLTFEGAIVEVNDLVNQGDEIGYSGSTGLAGYPHLHFVVTVGGWTYPYVSMPYNFRNTEPNPKSLTSGVSYLAEPY; encoded by the coding sequence ATGTACCAAAAATTACTTTCACTTGGCTTGTGTTGCGCCCTTATGGCGTGTAGCAAGCGTGACCCTGTAAGGGAATTACCGAATCAGATCCCAGATTTTGAACAAACCTCTTGCGCAGACGCCCAATATCCAGAATGGTCTACTTCCCTCTATGTATTGCCATATCCGGTGGGCAAATCTTATAACGTTGGTTTGAGTCACTGTGGAGGGAGCTTTCATTCAGAAGGAGCCCCAGACCAATTTGCTGTGGATTTTGATATGATGATAGGATCGCTGATCACTGCAGCACGTCCTGGCCGAGTGATCTATGTGGAAGAAAGCGGAATGGACGGCAACTTTCCGAACAATCTGGTTGTCGTACAACACGACGATAATACCTATGCGCATTATATGCATCTTACTTTCGAAGGCGCTATAGTCGAAGTTAATGATCTGGTGAACCAAGGCGATGAAATTGGCTACAGCGGTTCCACAGGCTTAGCAGGTTATCCGCATTTACATTTTGTGGTTACCGTTGGTGGGTGGACTTACCCTTATGTATCTATGCCATACAATTTTCGCAATACCGAACCCAATCCTAAGAGTTTGACCAGCGGAGTATCTTATTTAGCGGAGCCGTATTAA
- a CDS encoding M28 family peptidase — translation MRNFILLLLLVSSISHAQQDPRIYDIIDAVSADRIKQDVKTLADFGTRHTLSDTVSNTRGIGAARRWIKSEFDKTSAACSGCLEVFYQSDFVPKGDSQRIVKDVNVVNVVAIQRGTKYPNRFIIMSGDIDSRVSDPTDYTSDSPGANDNASGMAGTLEAARVLSKYKFENSIIYVGLSGEEQGLYGGKGLAAYAKAQGWDIIGILNNDMIGNITGVDGVVDNRTFRIFSEPYPPEPDARRLRAMRFYGGEVDGISRQLARYVHKTTKTYMPEMNPMMIYRLDRFGRGGHHRPFNDAGFAGIRIMEAHENYTQQHQDIRVEDGIAYGDTFEHVNFPYAKKLTAVNAINLASLAWAPPAPAEVGIGGIVEASARLEWSPVEGAVAYKIYWRDTTSPTWDNARLVTGATSATLDGIVIDNYFFGVAAVGANGHESVVVFPNKIIR, via the coding sequence ATGCGGAATTTTATCCTTTTGCTACTGCTAGTAAGTAGTATTTCTCACGCCCAACAAGACCCAAGAATTTATGACATTATAGACGCCGTTTCTGCCGATAGGATCAAGCAAGACGTAAAGACCTTGGCCGATTTTGGCACCCGTCATACCCTCAGTGACACGGTTTCTAATACTCGCGGAATTGGCGCTGCCCGTCGCTGGATAAAAAGCGAATTCGACAAGACCTCTGCCGCCTGTAGTGGTTGTTTGGAAGTCTTTTACCAGAGTGATTTTGTACCCAAGGGCGATTCGCAGCGCATCGTAAAAGATGTTAATGTGGTCAATGTGGTAGCCATTCAACGCGGTACTAAATACCCGAATCGTTTTATCATCATGAGCGGCGATATAGACTCCCGCGTTAGCGACCCTACTGATTATACCTCAGATTCTCCAGGAGCAAACGACAACGCCAGTGGTATGGCAGGGACCTTAGAGGCCGCGCGAGTACTCTCCAAATATAAATTTGAGAACAGCATTATCTATGTTGGTCTAAGTGGCGAAGAACAGGGCCTATACGGCGGAAAAGGCCTGGCTGCTTATGCCAAGGCCCAAGGCTGGGACATTATCGGGATCCTTAACAACGACATGATTGGGAATATCACCGGAGTAGATGGGGTGGTCGACAACAGAACCTTTAGAATTTTTAGCGAGCCTTATCCACCAGAGCCAGATGCCAGACGCTTGCGCGCCATGCGTTTTTACGGCGGAGAGGTAGACGGTATCTCTCGTCAATTGGCCAGATATGTACACAAGACCACCAAAACCTATATGCCAGAAATGAACCCGATGATGATCTACCGTTTGGATCGTTTTGGACGTGGCGGGCATCACCGGCCGTTCAATGATGCTGGTTTTGCCGGCATCCGCATCATGGAAGCCCACGAGAATTACACCCAGCAACATCAAGATATCCGCGTAGAAGACGGCATTGCTTATGGAGACACATTTGAACATGTCAATTTTCCCTACGCTAAAAAGCTCACAGCAGTAAACGCGATCAACTTGGCGAGTTTGGCATGGGCACCTCCAGCTCCGGCAGAAGTGGGCATTGGGGGAATCGTAGAAGCTAGCGCCCGTTTGGAGTGGTCGCCGGTCGAAGGGGCTGTAGCCTATAAGATCTATTGGCGCGATACAACTTCTCCTACCTGGGATAATGCCAGACTGGTAACCGGAGCTACTTCTGCCACTCTAGATGGCATTGTTATTGACAACTACTTCTTCGGAGTTGCTGCCGTAGGTGCTAATGGGCACGAAAGCGTGGTAGTGTTCCCTAATAAAATTATCCGTTAG